In one Winogradskyella sp. MH6 genomic region, the following are encoded:
- a CDS encoding PLP-dependent transferase, protein MKDFQMLNYIKNTIENMPSDWLNLTTHRLDIYNEKLAKTQFIEQFETLYKSEDSTTQSLSQLPTAYDYIRLGHPLSSVLEWTIAKLNGLNSENVISFSSESIPVLAVLRTNLLEQRATRILYTEDLPERFNTDLLKSVYNYNFELQQVDNLDKVEAFDGSTILISKYQTVSTNLQNDAIDFYVNLYENLGSVLLISGKAKTSFISDIQHVRRRETIAMTPANCLVALKAYTNETSFSPQQLDTATHKAKVKSIINEINATSGEALVASSGLSMQYAIMMGLIDNAQKEHPGKAIKFVVPPNCYGGTNDQARRVAACLDNVEIVDLPVDGDNDMVNSVEKVLTQLAKEDAIPYIIAEIPTNPRVEVPDLEQLNAALSKVRQTPNGTTAIAPVFILDQTFCPNVQFLGDDGILSNVKTIAYVSGSKFPSGGKCTAGYAVANAKAEYLIQPIARHLELCDNEATALQYQILATQMPSMLTRIADAYKNTRAFVNYIHEVLPDAKINFVSEALAAEGFTPSVFSLDLPTKGNTDEEREAYKRALNLRLINLMITEIPTESKYCVSYGQLKGCYWTIPATSTQGTTKEGDKDYIARVAVSPDLDLEKHKAVFLDFVESL, encoded by the coding sequence ATGAAAGATTTTCAAATGCTGAATTACATAAAAAACACTATAGAAAATATGCCTAGCGATTGGTTGAATTTAACCACACATCGTTTAGACATTTACAACGAAAAATTAGCAAAAACTCAATTTATAGAGCAATTTGAAACTCTTTATAAGTCTGAAGATTCAACTACCCAATCCTTAAGCCAGTTACCAACAGCTTACGATTATATAAGACTTGGACATCCTCTGTCTTCGGTTTTAGAATGGACCATTGCAAAACTTAATGGTCTCAACTCAGAAAATGTGATTAGCTTTTCTTCAGAAAGTATTCCTGTTTTAGCCGTATTACGCACCAATCTTTTAGAGCAAAGAGCGACGCGAATTTTATATACTGAAGATTTACCAGAGCGTTTTAATACTGACCTTTTAAAATCGGTTTACAACTATAATTTTGAATTACAACAGGTAGATAATCTTGATAAAGTTGAAGCCTTTGATGGTTCTACTATTTTAATTTCTAAGTATCAAACTGTTTCTACAAATCTTCAAAACGATGCTATTGATTTTTATGTTAACCTTTATGAAAATTTAGGTAGCGTATTATTAATTTCTGGTAAAGCAAAAACGAGTTTTATTTCAGACATTCAGCATGTAAGACGTCGCGAAACTATTGCTATGACACCTGCTAATTGTTTAGTTGCTTTAAAAGCTTATACAAATGAAACCTCTTTTTCACCTCAGCAGTTAGATACAGCTACTCACAAAGCCAAAGTAAAATCTATCATTAATGAAATTAACGCGACTTCTGGTGAAGCCTTAGTAGCTTCTAGCGGATTGTCTATGCAGTATGCCATTATGATGGGATTGATTGACAACGCTCAAAAAGAGCATCCAGGAAAAGCCATAAAATTTGTAGTACCGCCAAACTGTTATGGAGGTACAAACGACCAAGCCAGACGCGTCGCTGCTTGTCTTGACAATGTGGAAATTGTTGATTTGCCTGTTGATGGTGACAACGACATGGTAAATAGCGTAGAAAAAGTATTAACACAGCTTGCTAAAGAAGATGCTATACCATACATCATTGCAGAAATACCAACGAATCCTCGTGTCGAAGTTCCAGATTTAGAACAACTTAATGCGGCTTTAAGTAAAGTGCGCCAAACTCCAAATGGTACAACTGCCATTGCACCTGTGTTTATTTTAGACCAAACATTTTGTCCTAACGTACAATTTTTAGGTGATGACGGTATACTCTCTAATGTAAAAACCATTGCTTATGTTAGTGGCTCAAAGTTTCCTAGTGGTGGAAAATGCACTGCTGGTTATGCTGTAGCCAATGCAAAAGCAGAATATTTAATTCAACCGATAGCTAGACATTTAGAGCTTTGCGATAACGAAGCCACAGCTTTGCAATATCAAATTTTGGCTACTCAAATGCCATCGATGTTAACGCGTATTGCAGACGCTTATAAAAACACAAGAGCTTTTGTTAATTACATTCACGAGGTATTACCAGATGCTAAAATTAACTTTGTTTCAGAAGCTTTAGCAGCTGAAGGCTTTACACCATCTGTTTTTTCGTTAGACTTGCCAACAAAAGGTAATACAGATGAAGAGCGCGAAGCATACAAACGTGCTTTAAATCTCAGATTAATTAATTTGATGATTACTGAAATTCCTACCGAAAGCAAATACTGTGTAAGTTATGGACAATTAAAAGGATGTTATTGGACCATTCCTGCAACGTCAACACAAGGTACAACCAAGGAAGGAGACAAAGATTACATTGCCAGAGTTGCGGTTTCACCAGATTTAGATTTAGAAAAGCATAAGGCCGTGTTTTTGGATTTTGTTGAAAGTTTGTAG